Part of the Uloborus diversus isolate 005 chromosome 2, Udiv.v.3.1, whole genome shotgun sequence genome, CTGTCTTGTAAGCATTCTTTAGGTGATTCCCTACTTGACGAAGATCTTCCATGCGCATCCAACAAGTCTGCGTGGCACAACTGCCAGATACACCATGACACTTGCACAGTCTTCTCATAGTCTTTTTGACGAGCTAAAAACATATGGATGATTgattaaaattgtgaaaaacaatCACACATTACAATTTTAATCtggatcaattttaaaaaaagtctgcaATAGAACTGAGAACTACCAAACACTTGCCAAAAAGTTGATGGAGGACAGCAGCTTTTGTTAGCAATCTTAAGCTTTAGATTTTCGACGACAGATACCAACCTGACATCACATGCTCTTATGTGCGCATGCATTCTAGTGAGTTGGAATTTCTGGAGCATGAGCAAAAGAGAGCATGTCATGGCAGCTTAGCACCAGTCATCCAGATAGAGCAAAAGCCTAATAAAAACAGgctaaaatgttttatgatcacCGTATTATATCAACGACGAACCAATTTTTAAATTCAGTCAGAATTATGCCTTTCAGAAATTTTATATCAAAAAGAATTGTTACAGGTTACAGTCTATCATACTTCCGACGCATATGTAAAACAGGATTCAATACCGCATACAGAAGATAGTATTGTACAATTTAAGAATATATCAATATGTGCTAACCCCGTAGTTAGTAATATGAGAACATTCATCAATACAATAACAGCCATATTTAAGAAAATGCTGCTTTTAATTAAtagatatttataaaataaattgcaacAACGTAATTAATTGTTGTATATTTTCTTCTCAAATGATAAGAAAACTATTTGATTTCTTACAATAAGTAGTGAAGTAAGTTAGTAGGTTAAAAACAATATCTATagctatttgaaatattttagattttgaaatttacaaaaaaaaaaaaaaaattacaggctGTCTGTAACGATGTAGCACATGGAAAAACTTTCACCTTTAATTGGCcgatatttttagtttattttcttgGTGTTTTGAAACCATGATCATACAGATTAGTGCAtccttaaaaatgttaaaatatttgacCAATTGTACGCTTCACAAAGGAATAAATTATGCGAAATCAAGACCTAACCGTAATTTAAATGTATTCATAAAGTAACATCATTGATTTTTCAGAACAATTGACACCTTTATTGACTATCTTATATACATGAGGGCAAACTGCGCCCTCTATAATTAAAGtagaagttattaaataaaattaatatccaatcaacaaaaaagaaagaaaacacaagtAAATGGAACAATTTCccagaaaagttttattaaatgCTTTTCGTACATCGCAAACGTCAGGATTTtacttaaatcaaaaaataatatatttgctGATATCCTTCTACTACAATtgcataatattaataaaaaacaaaagaatataaatttttgatcctaaaatgaaattacttactGTTCTTCCAACCTTGTTATTATGCAAGTTAATCAGCGCTTTTGCATCTCTTCCCATTTCCTTCGCATCTAAGAACTCTTTCGCCATTTTGTTTCCTATCATTATGTTGTCACTGCAGCCTCCCCAAGACCATCCTTTGTAATCTAAAAGAATAATGTGAGTATTTTATTTCTGAGTTATATCAATTGcaagacattttttaaactaaattagaGTGAATATCTTTTTTATCGATATCTAATATTACAACAGATTATAAGGTACAAATTTGACACGAAACTTAAAGGTACTAATCGCGGAGTAGAAGGAAACCTCTTATTCAatgccatttttatttcttacaagTACAATTGGCTTGTGTTGAATTCGTCCATATGCAACTTTGGTGCAGTTCGAATTTGGATACATATAAGTTATGTGTATATTGGTATGCTAAATGTTGTacgcttttgttttatttaccGGTGTCCTTAGTTTCTTAACAACTATATGggcttaatttttactttctaaggtaaaatattttacaaaaactcaAAATCTGGTGcactattaaaaatcaaaaatccttctaaaatgtttttaaatagcaAAGCGAACAATATAAATTTTGTTAATCATTTCTTTTGAACTTAATCTCCTAGAAATGTCGCATAGTATTGCTTCTTCTTTTCCTTACTGTTACTATTATGTATTgaggttattattttttctctcaaaatttacatttctaaaATAATTATGATGGCAAAGATGAAAAACGAAGTAATATGAATGGATGAAACAATTTATGTTCAAACCTTCacaaattttaaatgctaaagGGAATGCTACCAACTTTACTgtctcattaaattattttttaccaagaaacgaacaattattttaattaatcataCATTAATTTTTACTGTCTTTTCTAGATACTTTACACTTTAATCATGTCTTTTTTGTGGCTAAACTGCGAAGTGCTTCAAAAATTGAGATTAATAAAGGCTGTAAAGAAGAAAGGTATCTACCTAAAATTTTTTGTTCTGCAGCATTTGATAAATGACCCTGTTCACGAGTGCCCGTTTCCAAATAAACACTtcctaaaaagaaacaaaaatatcagatatatttCATTGCTATCAGATCTCAAttgatatgaaaaatatttaatgtccaaaaaaaaaaaactattttttaatgttaaattaaatttgtcaaaaaaaaaatcgattttttgttctaatatgaTTATCAcagaaaaacaaaacagaagGTGGAATTATTATGATCAAATTAGGCGCGGAAAatgccttttaaaaatttttatgaaaatatcaaTCGATCCAGCTTTTGAAATTTACCGTTTtagatttgtttattttcataaaaacgaATTAATAATTctatgaaatttcaaacatttaaatgtatgttttagcattttctatatttttttgtaaattcttaaaaataaaaataatctagtGTTTTGAGAGAAGCATAAGTTTCAAGCATACATGAAAAGGTCATTATTCATTAGTAGGCTTAATTGTGTCCAATACAATGGCATTGGTAACACTTTTACCTAATTCAGTTATTGTACTTAAAATAGAGGGTATTTGAACCCGGATGTTTTGAAATGTTGGATCcataaatttcttgtttttttttttttttttctttttttaaattttgaaattatttaacgAACATTTTATGCTTAGGTGTTTGAGGCacaataatattttgtttataattttttaatttttgtttcctgctgcaaaaaaaaaaaaaaaaaaaaaagatttttttcgtgATCGTGGATTTTCTGTTTGTtaccttttttttccaaacaggCAAAACAAAACTGACATAGAATGAAAATTAGCCGTTTTTAGAAgagaatgatttatttaaaagaagTCCCTAGTTCAGTAAATAATAAATCCTTAACGCAGATATTAAGAGATAATAGTTAATTTTAAACGATTGCAGGTTAAAAGTTCACACTTGGTCACTAACTGGTCACCTCCCGCAAAGGCCAGATATCTGGTTGGGAGGGGACTCAAGTCAAAGTGCATTAGTAGgatgtctttaaaaaatgtgattttgtcgATGATAactttacatttatattttttacaaaattgagaGTATATTTCAAATCTGAGtcgtaatatttactttttatcttTCGAATAGCGGTTTTTCTTTTCGCTCACATTATACTATAACAAATTTCAGGGGCAGAAGCAAAATTTATTAATcggtttttttcttcatttgttatTCAACAAACTCTCAGCCAAATAGAAAATACTCAGGTaagaatacaaataaaaaatgctatgctcttcaatatttaaaataaacatattgcAATTTAGAAAATAGGAAGCAATGTCtctaagaaccccccccccttctcccccaTAAATACCGGTTTTGCACTATCCGAAGAATATGATTAAGATAATATTTCGCCTACACACCATTATTAAACACTGAAAAGAGGTTTCCTTCAAACGTTGGGCAACTATTTTTGTGcagtcttttctttctttctttcttttttttaaggaaacttTGCAAATTTTAGCTTAAATAGCTTCAGAATTCAGTCCCGTTTTGTTGTTAATCTTTTCATGCACAAAATTTTCTTACCTATGGCTCCATTCTTCGTCTTGTCACATCCACACGAATCGAAATGTCCCAAGCTGCAATTTCTCGTGAGCGTGATCACGATGGCTGCACTCACAATAGCATGCAAAAATGCCATTTCTCGGGTCGCTGAAAAGATAGTCGAAAATAATAATTACGGATTTGCCAAATGTTGTTTTGTAACGAAAGCAACAATtataataatatgaataatttttcacAGTGATGCAGAAAGAGGAGGAAAAATACAATGCGGACAGGGACGCCGCGAACTTCAATTTTTGAGAGggcagaaattttcaatttgccaaatggaaccaaaaatttcgccgaatgaaatGAGCCGAATATGTTTAATTGATTATTAATTGAcattttgccaaatagaacttcaaatttggccgaatgatgataatttttctaaATCGTCAGACAGAATTTgccgaattaagaaatttttggaagatattttgtataaacaaaaatcttaacgagtagggtcctatcgcatttcgtggttgcgaaaaacataatatgaattcaagtggtcaaaattcaaattattttattgtttctttttttttattacttttactcttattttttttaaccaggcattatccactttttttttttttttttgtaaaaagcgaTTTTTCCTAAAAAAGACTTATGAAAAAATCTTACCTGGTTGACTAGTTGACTTTGAAAAGACATTAAAGCTGGATTTCGGACAGTCCCACCTTTCCCATTCAAACTGATGCCGACATTCCTCCATTCCTCGCTGGGCAGCTATGGCTACACTTTCGGAAAATATGTGACTCGCCTAAAAAATATCATTTGGATacattaataaatttgtaaaagaaaagaaataatggccaaaaatatttactttttcacaAAATCTGCAATCGACAAAAGGTATTTGAAACTCATAAAACTTGCATTTTATGAAACATATATTGTttacaaataaatgttttataaacaatatataatattaatgaatataatataatataatatataatgAATTATAATAAACAAATGTTTATTATAATTCTcgcttataaataaatgttttcgcTGTTGCCACACGCTCGGTGGCTAAACTTTTCAGGATAAAGTAGAATTACATGCAAATTCGACcgaatatgcaaaaataaaaagtcctctACAAATTTAAGTGTAAGTGTCctttgtaaataatatttaaacaaaattcttaaaagcctgatagaaaagtattcaatacaattttgcttttttttctgcatttggggaatttgaaattaaaatcattgtGTAAAAACAGTCTTTGTGacctaaaatgtaattaaagAACTCTATATTATggacaaaaaagaagaaatcctAAACTAGATGTTTTGTTAATTGTGGTACgtatttacaatatttaaaaaataaattgtttcattGTTTGTCGTTTTGGTTATTgcgttctataaaaaaaatttacaataaatatgaagcgcaaaaaaaaaaaaaaagtacgaaaaattaaaattaaatggcTCTGAAATTTTCTTGTCATAAAAATAAGTGTTTGGACTAATTAATTACCTACTATGAAACATTGCCTTCTTCGCTTATTTGAACAGGCTCATTTACGCTTCTATTTTCTTATTACTCccaaatactttgaaaaataatattgagaGGGGGACTTTTGAAAGAGATTTGGTGGATGCAAAACGTTTTAGGCAAAATTTCACGGATAGTTTTTCGCTTTAAAGTGAGGAGATGAAAAGGATAGCTATGCTTATGATTTTTAAATATCGTACGTGTAAGAGTTGAATTCATTAAAACGTGTTGTtacacattttctgttttaagtgcattaaataatttgcatacgaagcaaaaataaaaaagatttttaaaaaaaattactttatttatttatttatttattttgagcttgcggaaagaatttttattattcctaaatgtgaaattttttcaaatcaaatcattttcaatacttttcagAGTGTTGCTGTAAACGTCAAAAGGAGGAAAtgtctttaaaacaaaattatggcTAGCTAAAGCTAAGCAGTATTGTAATTATGAACTATTGCTGTAAAATATTTCTATCTTGAAATGTAGTTCTGAGTTTATAATCCGAGTCATTGATATCGTATTTACATTTAATCCACTAGTAATTTAAAAACTCAAACAATATAGTATATTCAaggttatattttctttttccattccattGACGGGAAAAGTGGACCACCCATACTGGTGACTCAAATCGAAAACGACTTCTGCATCGGTACGATTTCTTATTCAATTTAATTCACTTTCACGTTTGCAGTTTCAGGTGTTCAAAATCACGCCCTCAAATCTCGAAACTCTCCTAAAGAACTCCCAAAAACAAATTACACgatccaacaaaaaaaaaaaattttttttcttatatttaattttatacgCCTCGAAATCCAAAAGCATGGCATTAACCCAAATAATTCAATTGAATTCCGGGACTAGATAAATAAGAGCTCaggttttctgaaaaatattaatatcataACCGCAAACCTACACTTTGAACCTCAAACCACTGCAAATTAAATACCACTTTCCATCAAGTGCgagtaacattaaagaaaaaaaaaaaaacgaaaagcaacCACCCACCGAAACGTGCACCACCCCTTCCCACGTGCCATTCACAGCTTCGAAATTGAagaccttaaaaaaaaaagaatccaaaGCTCCGCTAAAGTACCAGCCTTTACAAAACCATCCAACACCTTTCGTGTGCACCTGAGAAACCGCCAGACAGAGTAAAGGGGGAAAATCTGTCCTAgggaaaaatgcaataaaaagttaagaaaaatatgTAATTCTCTAGCGGAGCCGCAACCGCTAATAGAGATAATTTGATTCCATAAACGCCAATAGCCTGTCCTTTCCATAATGAATAACACTTGTGAGGTCCCCTTAATTTTCTTTCTAGTCTTTCTTTTCCGTCTGACTGTCTTCCCTCCACGATTTCTTGAGGTCTGATCTTCCAAACCTGTTGCGAGTCTCTTCGTTGGAGGTCTTTATATGCCGTGGCATCCTGTTTTTGCAGAATACGTTAATTAAATAAGCCTTCTCGTGATATGAACCAGCTATTTAAGTATCTATGTACACATTTCCCCAGAGTACTCATATTCGCGTTTGGGCTTGAGACACTCTGTGCGAGTGCTTGATTACGATTCCTTGAATTAATCGCGATGGAAAGTGATTCGCATTTATGGCGAAACTCCCACTTTCCGAGGTAATGAAGAACGAGTTAGCCTCAGATAATCAAAAACTCATGTAATACGAACAAGATAAACGTTCTCACGGTAACATTCGTTCTTGGCAACTGCCCAACTGGTGTTGATTATATTTGATTATATGGTGTGGTCATCTGTGGAAGCCAGTGCGCTGACTTGTTTGGAAGAAGTGTGTATAACATGCATGGTGTAATTATTCATAGTATGTACGTTTAGTCATAAATCGAGCTATCTTCCTTTTCTTCTGAAAGTCGGTTCAGCGTTGTTCAACTCCTACTTCAATAAGCAGTTTTTAACTGCACACTATAAATGTAAATACGAGTATAAAGGAATCACTTCAGAAATCTTGCAATTGAAGCAGAAAGAGTGAAAAATGAATCGACTATACTTCCGTGGGCATGTAAAGGTGGGGAGGTAGGGGGGTTCTCAACATTTTCCTATGATTATATTGAATCTAAAAcacgtttctttaaatatctccaaAACTTACCTCAGCACTTTATTctccaacttattttttttaatttaatcaagacCTAAACTTGACTTTAATCAATATCTGAGTCGCGTAGATTCAGTCAATAAAATAAGCGAGACAAATAGTAGAATTTAAATAGGATTTAAAAACTTACTTGAAGGCAAATAACTTTGAAAATcccatttttcattacttttcgTTGCTACTTATTTTTACAGCCCAAATTTGATCCCCTTTCAAATAAGTTTCTCAATAAAATCCTGTTACCTGCTACTAAACCTCTTTGCcctgcttgtttttttttatgtacttggTCCTTCTGGCGTTGAAGTTGATTGCATTTTATCTCAAATCTACTTCCAGATTACATAAACTTCACTACCTGGTCGTCCAACCGCATTCGTCAAAGAAATATTACACAAATGTCGCATTCAAGCTGGAAGGGACGAACCTTAAACAATAGACACCCCACTTGCCATCTGTCAAATTCGTTCCCACCGGGTGGAACGAATCTGAGATTCTAAAAGGACCCGTTGGTCAAGCATTCGAAGGGAGCAAATGGACCTGAAGAGGGGTTGTAAACGATAGCCGTACCCTGCCGCGAACATGTAGTGTGTTGTCCAACTGTTGAAAGTCCTAGTGGGAAATATCTATCTACAGAACTTCTGAAAGGAAGAGTAAATGTTTAGGGGAGGTTTGGGCCCTTTTGAAGCACGCACGTTTTGGAAAAAAGGGTATGTTTTGTTGGAGAGAGAGACAAGGAATATAAAGTGTTTTGAATGGAAAACTGTTGATTCTTTTGGGAAATTACTTGCTGCGATTTTATCTACCTGTTTACGTTCGCGAATAgtacatttaaaaatgttaaatcaatgTTATACTTTCTCCCACTATTGCCAAATATgttccaaatatatatataagttgGTGCTCGATTTCACAAAGCTCTTTGGGAATACGAAAAATGTTCGTAAAATCgataaaatttagtaaatatttacttaaaat contains:
- the LOC129216303 gene encoding protein Wnt-8b-like, which gives rise to MKMENLIVLATAGQILVESTACTYLLFRSFSNIMLSGSKASHIFSESVAIAAQRGMEECRHQFEWERWDCPKSSFNVFSKSTSQPATREMAFLHAIVSAAIVITLTRNCSLGHFDSCGCDKTKNGAIDYKGWSWGGCSDNIMIGNKMAKEFLDAKEMGRDAKALINLHNNKVGRTLVKKTMRRLCKCHGVSGSCATQTCWMRMEDLRQVGNHLKNAYKTAVRVDYNGFGNLLATKQRKQRGENSASSSHRLKVPRHQLIYMTPSPNYCLANQTAGIAGTKGRQCSRRRGSDVSESERVSCRTLCRGCGLRVRKKSVNVETSCRCKFYWCCDVKCDLCKEKVTQFICG